The following DNA comes from Bacteroidales bacterium.
TTTGATTCATTTCCCATTATGATTACCGCTTTTTCATTCAAAGATTCTTTATAAATATTGTTTCCGTCCAGGAATGTTCCATAGATAGGAAAATCGGGAAATGAGTTTTTCAATTGTTCAAAGAAAAGTACGTTGGATACATATACTTTGACGCGGGTAAGCGCCCCCATAGTCGATTGTACGGTTTTAGGGTTATACGGGTCAGCGCAGCCTTCTCCGCATATTACATGCTGTATTCCGAACCAATCGGCAATCCGGATAATGGTACCTAAGTTTCCGGGGTCCTGCACCCGGTCAAGGAATAGTGAAAGTCCGGATACAATATCTGTAAAAACTATCTCATGGGTAGGTATTTCAACCAGGGCAACAGCTTGATTAGGGGTTTTTAAGAAACTGATCTGGGATAGTTCTTTTTCTTCTACAGCTATTACTTCTACCTGGTTAGAAATTAGGTGTCCGGGTAATTCTTCTATCCAGGCGGCTTTGGCCAGAATACAGCGAACATACAATGAAGAGCCCAGCATTTCCCGGACATTTTTATCTCCTTCCACCAAAAACAACCGGTTTTGATAACGGTATTTTTTTTGTTCCAGAGAACGGATCAGTTTTATTTTGGCTTTACTTAACAAAGCAACAACTTATTCTCCCTGTAATTTAAAGATATAGGTAATGGTCCCTTTTTGTACGGGAGCATCGGGTTTTCGTGTGAATTTAGCCTGTTTAGCGGCTTTTAAAGCAGCATCGAGCAGTGTTTTATCCAAAGTGGTCGATCCTTTGACTCCTGCAATGGCATTACTTACATTTCCATCTTTATCGACAGTGATTTCTACTACTACCTTACCCTGTTCCTGGGATTTATAAACTGGTAGGGGAAGTCTTCCCTGTAAACCTCTTCCACTTAATGAGAAAGTACCTCTGCCGTCATCTCCGCCTTCTCCATAAACGTGTACATCCGGTGCTCCGGTGGTAACTCCCTGATTGCCTTCTCCTCCGGCCTCTCCCTGACTGGTGGCTGTGCTGGCGTTATCTCCCCTTCCGGGATAAAGTGCCCGTTGGTTTACTGTTCTTTCAACAGGTTTCGGTTCTTCAACCGGCTTCGGTTCCTCTTTGGGCGTTTCTTTAGGCTCTTCTTTGGGTTTGGTCTCTTTTTCTTTAGGTTTGGTTTCTGGCTTTGGAGGAATGGTTACGGCTTCTTCTATGTCCTGTGTTAAGACCGGATCTTCCTGTTCGGGTTGTGATGTTTGAACAGGTTTTGGTTGAACCGGCGCGGGATCGTTTCTCCGGGGTTCATAATTTCCCATTCCAAAATTACTATTTCCAAAATCGACCATAATGCCTTGTTCTTCAGGTAATGGTAAGGGAGTCCTGAAAGCCATGAATAACAAAATGAACAACAAGATACCATGGAAAATAAGGGTACCAGCTAATCCGTTACGATATTTGACCGGTGTTGCCATTTGTTCTGATTAATACACAATTAAATTACCGTCTCCTTTCGGGTGAGGTAGCCATGATTAATTTATATTTATTCCGTGCCGCTATATTCATTACTTTCACCATGTCCTTCACCTGTACAGTTTCATCCATGTGCAGGGAAATGGTCGGATCGGGAGCATCCATGAGTTTTAACTGCAACTGACGCTCCAGGTCTGCCAGTGGAACAGGAGTGGTTTCAATGTAATAATGAAGGTCCTTGGAGATGGATACACTGGTAACTGCTTTAGCTGAAGTCTGGTTATTGCTTTGGGGTAAGAGTAATTTCAAAGCATTTGGGCTTACCAGGGTAGAGGTGATCATAAAAAATATGAGCAATAAAAAGACCAGGTCGGTCATCGATGACATACTGAATGACGGATTGATCTTATTTGATGAGCGGATAGCCATAGATCAGTTATTTTACCGGTTCATTGAGTAAATCCATAAATTCGGTGGTATTGGCTTCCAGTCCATTGACCACTTTTTCAATGCTGGCTACTAATATATTGTAGGCAAAATAGGCAATGATACCTACAAATAGACCAGCTACTGTTGTGACCATTGCTTCATAGATACCGGATGATAGTATCTGGATATCGATATTGTTCCCGGCCATCGACATATCATAAAATGCCCTTACCATACCGGTAACAGTTCCTAAGAACCCAAGCATGGGAGCACCTCCGGCGGCAGTGGCCAATGCCGGTAACCCTCTTTCCAGTTTAAATATTTCTAATCGTCCTACATTTTCTATAGCAGTATTGATATCACTTAACGGGCGTCCGATACGTTGAATCCCTTTTTCGATCATACGTGCGATAGGGCTATCAGTAGATTGGCAAAGGGCTAGGGCAGACTCAATTTTACCTTCATGGATATAATCCTTGATACGGTTCATAAAGTTTTCATCTGTTTGTGCCGCTTTACGTATGGCGAAGTAACGTTCTACAAAAATATAGACAGCAAGAACTGACAATGCTGCAATAGGAATCATGATCCATCCTCCTTTGAGGGCAAGATCCCATAATGGCATACTAACTTCTTCCGGTGCCGCATCTAAGGCATTCACCATCTGTTCCTGACCTGATATCTGCGCTGAAGCCTGTAATAAAAAATTGTATAGCATTAAAATTGAGTTTAAAATAATCGTTATGTGCTTGTCTGATATTGGTTTAATATTTTATGATGACAAAGATAATAAAACCCCGGATACTTTGTCATCCCATCAACAAATAATATGCTGCGACCCCGGAAAGATATCCTGCTGCTGCCAATAGGGTTACTTTTTTTACATACCATATGAAATCTATTTTTGTCAATCCCATTGCAGCTACACCAGCAGCAGAACCAATGATCAACATACTTCCCCCGGTTCCGGCACAGTATGCCAACAGTTCCCAGAATGTTCCGTCTGTAACAAAATGACTCATATATGCTGCTCTGGCCGGATCGGCGATCGTAGCTAATGTTTCAGGGGTCATTACGTCATACATCCCCATGGTACCTGCTACCAGAGGTACATTATCCACTATCGAGGATAACGTACCAATAGCAATGTTTATTGCATAGATATTGTGTACTTTCTCATCGAGAAAAGCGCTGAATATGTTTAGGTGTCCTGCAGATTCCAGACCTGCAACGGCCAGTAAGATACCTAGAAAGAAGAAAATCGTAGGCGTATCGATTTTTTTCAGTATCCCGGCCAGGGTCAGGCGCATCCTTAATTCCTTCTGTTTGCGGCGATGCAAAATTTCCGTCATGACCCACATAAATCCTAATACCAGTAAAACCCCAAGATAAGGAGGAAGATGGGTAATGGATTTAAATACCGGGACAAATAATAGCCCTAAAACTCCTGATACCAGGACTATCCATCGTTCCCGGTCGGTTGTCGGGACTTTTGATTTCGCCCGGTCCGTACGGGACGGTGGAACTGCATTTCCCTTCATAGTAAATGATACAATGATAAGGGGTATCAGCATACAGATTAAACTGGGTATAAATAATTGTTTGATAATGTTGGCAGCGGTAATTTGTCCGCCGATCCATAACATAATGGTGGTCACATCCCCGATCGGTGACCAGGCGCCGCCGGCATTGGCAGCTATAACCACCATACTGGCGAAAAACCAACGCGTATTCTTGCCGCCGATTAATTTTTGCATGAGAGCAATCATCACAATAGTGGTCGTGAGGTTATCCAGTGCCGCCGACATAAAAAAAGTAAGGAATGAGAATATCCATAATAACTTCACCTTTTTGGTGGTCTTGATTATTTTGGATAAAATGCTGAACCCTCCATGACTATCGATAATTTCGACAATAGTCATAGCACCCAGAAGAAAAAACAGGATTTCGCTGATCTCGCCAAGATGTTCTATTAACTCATGATGGGTCACAAAATCCATTACCGAAGCTCCCGGATTCAGTTTTGTGTAATCCTGGAAACTGGTTAATTCAGGATAAATCGTATCACCGCCAAAAGCAATACATACCCATACTAAAGCAGCCGTAATCAGGGCAGAAGCCGCTTTGTCTATTTTTAATGTATGCTCCAGTGCAATAGCAGAATAGCCTATAATGAAAATAGCAATGATCAGGTAAAACATCGTTATATTTTATGGATAAGAGGATTTTAATAAACGGCTGCAAATGTACGAAAAATGTATATAAAATAAACATTTTTGATGATCAATTTATATTGATGTATGTTTTGGTCGCAGATGTTTATGTTTTTGATTTATAGATCGTAAGTGTATTTTGTAATGGTCCTGTATAAAAAAAGCAAAAAATACCATACCTTTGCAGCCCGAAATTTATATTATTCTTCATGTCCAAAATAAGAAATATTGCCATAATAGCGCACGTAGACCACGGAAAGACCACATTAGTAGATAATCTGATCAAGCTTGGAAAGCTTTTCAGGGATAATGAAGACCCCGGCGAATTAATTATGGACAGCAATGACCTGGAGCGTGAAAGAGGAATCACGATTCTGGCCAAGAATGTTTCCGTTGAATATAAGGGTGTAAAAATAAATATCATAGATACCCCCGGCCATGCTGATTTCGGAGGAGAAGTCGAACGGGTGCTCAATATGGCTGATGGCGTGTTATTGCTGGTTGATGCTTTTGAAGGTACTATGCCGCAAACCCGTTTTGTACTGCAAAAGGCTTTGGGATTAGGCAAAAAACCTATTGTGGTGATCAATAAAGTAGATAAACCCAATTGTCGGCCAGATGAGGTACAGGAAGAAGTGTTCGACCTGATGTTTAACCTGAATGCTTCCGAAGATCAGTTGGATTTTACCACCATATACGGTTCTGCCAAACAAGGATGGATGTCTAAGGATTGGCGTAACCCAACGACAGATATTACCGCATTGTGCGATGCCATTATCGAGCATATCCCAGCGCCTGTTGCACTGGAAGGTACTCCGCAGTTATTGATTACCTCACTAGAATACTCTAATTATGTGGGGCGGATTGCTATTGGGAAATTACATCGCGGAACCCTGAAAGAAGGGCAAAACGTAGCATTGGTAAAACGTGACGGCGCTATAGTGCGTTCTAAGATAAAAGAACTATTAACCTTTGAGGGTTTGAATAAGAAAAAAGCTTCATCGGTAAGTTCGGGGGATATTTGTGCATTGGTAGGATTGGATGATTTCAGCATCGGAGATACCGTAGCTGATCTGGAAAACCCCGAAGGACTGGAAACCATTGCTATTGACGAACCAACGATGAGTATGCTGTTCACCATAAATAATTCACCTTTCTTCGGCAGGGACGGTAAATATGTAACTTCCCGCCATATTAAGGACCGGTTGGACAAGGAATTGGAAAAGAATATTGCTCTTCGCGTATCAGAAACCGATTCGGCGGATTCATTCATGGTGTACGGCCGTGGGATTTTACATTTATCCGTGTTGATCGAGACCATGCGTCGTGAAGGATATGAATTACAGGTAGGACAGCCTAAAGTGATCATTAAGGAAATAGAAGGTGTGAAATGTGAACCTATTGAAGAATTGACGGTGGATGTTCCAGAAGAATCTTCCGGAAAGGTAATTGAGATGGTTTCCCGGAGAAGGGGAGAGATGGAGAAGATGGAAACCAAAGGAGACCGGATCCATCTTGAGTTTTCTATCCCTTCGCGTGGAATTATCGGATTGCGGAACCAGGTACTGACTGCGACTGCTGGAGAAGCTGTAATGACACACCGTTTCAGGGAATTTGCACCAATGAAAGGAGAAATTGAAAAACGCATCAACGGATCTTTGATCTCTATCGAGACAGGCAGTGCTATTGCTTATGCCCTGGATAAATTGCAGGACCGGGGCCATTTCTTTGTAGATCCAGGTGAAGAAATTTATGAAGGGCAGGTAGTCGGTGAAAATAACCGTGCAGGAGACCTGGGATTAAATATCTCGAAGACAAAAAAAATGACCAATGTACGTGCTTCCGGAACAGATGATAAGGCTAAAATAACGCCGGCTATCAAGTTTTCCCTGGAAGAGGCGCTTGAGTATATTCAGGAAGATGAATATGTGGAAGTAACCCCCTTGCATATCCGTCTGCGTAAAATTTTACTGACGGAAAATGAAAGGAAACGCCAGGGGAAATAATCACTAAATTATGATAGATTAAGATAATGGAAATCCTTATAAAAGCCTCGCAGTTTGTTCTTAGCCTTTCCATACTGATTGTTGCCCATGAAATGGGGCATTTTCTTTTTGCTAAATTGTTTAAAGTCCGCGTTGAGAAATTTTACCTGTTTTTTGATGCAGGTTTTTCTTTATTCAAATTTAAAAAGGGGGAAACGGAATACGGTATCGGCTGGTTACCGCTGGGAGGATATGTGAAGATAGCCGGGATGATAGATGAATCCATGGATACGGAGCAAATGTCGCAACCGCCCCAGCCTTGGGAATTCCGTACCAAACCGGCATGGCAACGTCTATTGATCATGGTGGGTGGTGTATTGGTCAATTTTGTTTTGGCCTTTTTTATCTATTCGATGATCCTTTTTGTCTGGGGAAAAGAATACATACCGGTACAGAATGCAGCTTATGGATATGAGTTTTCCCAAACGGCCCTGGAAAACGGATTCAGGAACGGAGATAAAATTATAGCGGTAGATGGTGTAAGTTACGATATGTTAGCTGATCTTACTGAACAAATCATTCATGGAGGGGCAAAAAATGTAACCATTGAACGTGACGGAGAAAGAATGGATATAGCATTACCATATGATTTTTCTGCACAGTATTCATCCTCAAAGGATAAGGTATTTGCTTCACCGCTTTACCCTTTTGTCATAGATAAGACCCAGTCCGGTTCTCCGGCGGCTAAAGCAGGATTACAATCCGGCGACATCATAACAGCTGTTAATGATCATCCGACCCCTACAGCCGGTTTGTTCATGGGTGAAGCCAAAAATAACGCAGATAAAAAGATTAACCTGACCATAGAACGCAATGGTATGCAGGAAACGATGGATATGACTGTCTCCGAAAGCGGAACCATTGGTGTATATTGTCAGTTACCTACTAAAATACTGAAATCGGAGCGTATTGAGTATGGCTTTTTTGAATCTATTCCTGCAGGGATCGTTTATGGCGTGGATATTCTATCCAACTATGTGGGTAATCTTGGTAAGCTCTTCAATAAAGGCGGCCTGAAGCAATTGGGCGGTTTTATTGCTATTGGAAATATATTTCCTGCAGAATGGGATTGGTTGTCTTTTTGGACGATGACGGCTTTCCTTTCAATTATTCTTGCATTTATGAATATTCTTCCTATTCCGGCGCTTGATGGAGGTCATGTATTGTTCCTTCTTTTTGAGATGATTACAGGAAGAAAACCAGGTGATAAATTTTTAGAACGGGCGCAAATCGTTGGTATGGTTATTTTGATAGGCTTGCTTCTGATAGCCAACGGAAATGATATCATCAGATTATTCT
Coding sequences within:
- the rseP gene encoding RIP metalloprotease RseP, which codes for MEILIKASQFVLSLSILIVAHEMGHFLFAKLFKVRVEKFYLFFDAGFSLFKFKKGETEYGIGWLPLGGYVKIAGMIDESMDTEQMSQPPQPWEFRTKPAWQRLLIMVGGVLVNFVLAFFIYSMILFVWGKEYIPVQNAAYGYEFSQTALENGFRNGDKIIAVDGVSYDMLADLTEQIIHGGAKNVTIERDGERMDIALPYDFSAQYSSSKDKVFASPLYPFVIDKTQSGSPAAKAGLQSGDIITAVNDHPTPTAGLFMGEAKNNADKKINLTIERNGMQETMDMTVSESGTIGVYCQLPTKILKSERIEYGFFESIPAGIVYGVDILSNYVGNLGKLFNKGGLKQLGGFIAIGNIFPAEWDWLSFWTMTAFLSIILAFMNILPIPALDGGHVLFLLFEMITGRKPGDKFLERAQIVGMVILIGLLLIANGNDIIRLFSR
- a CDS encoding MotA/TolQ/ExbB proton channel family protein; this translates as MVNALDAAPEEVSMPLWDLALKGGWIMIPIAALSVLAVYIFVERYFAIRKAAQTDENFMNRIKDYIHEGKIESALALCQSTDSPIARMIEKGIQRIGRPLSDINTAIENVGRLEIFKLERGLPALATAAGGAPMLGFLGTVTGMVRAFYDMSMAGNNIDIQILSSGIYEAMVTTVAGLFVGIIAYFAYNILVASIEKVVNGLEANTTEFMDLLNEPVK
- a CDS encoding biopolymer transporter ExbD, whose product is MAIRSSNKINPSFSMSSMTDLVFLLLIFFMITSTLVSPNALKLLLPQSNNQTSAKAVTSVSISKDLHYYIETTPVPLADLERQLQLKLMDAPDPTISLHMDETVQVKDMVKVMNIAARNKYKLIMATSPERRR
- a CDS encoding energy transducer TonB; this translates as MATPVKYRNGLAGTLIFHGILLFILLFMAFRTPLPLPEEQGIMVDFGNSNFGMGNYEPRRNDPAPVQPKPVQTSQPEQEDPVLTQDIEEAVTIPPKPETKPKEKETKPKEEPKETPKEEPKPVEEPKPVERTVNQRALYPGRGDNASTATSQGEAGGEGNQGVTTGAPDVHVYGEGGDDGRGTFSLSGRGLQGRLPLPVYKSQEQGKVVVEITVDKDGNVSNAIAGVKGSTTLDKTLLDAALKAAKQAKFTRKPDAPVQKGTITYIFKLQGE
- the typA gene encoding translational GTPase TypA, which produces MSKIRNIAIIAHVDHGKTTLVDNLIKLGKLFRDNEDPGELIMDSNDLERERGITILAKNVSVEYKGVKINIIDTPGHADFGGEVERVLNMADGVLLLVDAFEGTMPQTRFVLQKALGLGKKPIVVINKVDKPNCRPDEVQEEVFDLMFNLNASEDQLDFTTIYGSAKQGWMSKDWRNPTTDITALCDAIIEHIPAPVALEGTPQLLITSLEYSNYVGRIAIGKLHRGTLKEGQNVALVKRDGAIVRSKIKELLTFEGLNKKKASSVSSGDICALVGLDDFSIGDTVADLENPEGLETIAIDEPTMSMLFTINNSPFFGRDGKYVTSRHIKDRLDKELEKNIALRVSETDSADSFMVYGRGILHLSVLIETMRREGYELQVGQPKVIIKEIEGVKCEPIEELTVDVPEESSGKVIEMVSRRRGEMEKMETKGDRIHLEFSIPSRGIIGLRNQVLTATAGEAVMTHRFREFAPMKGEIEKRINGSLISIETGSAIAYALDKLQDRGHFFVDPGEEIYEGQVVGENNRAGDLGLNISKTKKMTNVRASGTDDKAKITPAIKFSLEEALEYIQEDEYVEVTPLHIRLRKILLTENERKRQGK
- a CDS encoding RNA methyltransferase; protein product: MLSKAKIKLIRSLEQKKYRYQNRLFLVEGDKNVREMLGSSLYVRCILAKAAWIEELPGHLISNQVEVIAVEEKELSQISFLKTPNQAVALVEIPTHEIVFTDIVSGLSLFLDRVQDPGNLGTIIRIADWFGIQHVICGEGCADPYNPKTVQSTMGALTRVKVYVSNVLFFEQLKNSFPDFPIYGTFLDGNNIYKESLNEKAVIIMGNESKGISKDIGFYVNKRILIPSYPAGEDTSESLNVATAAAIVCSEFRRKFSY
- the nhaD gene encoding sodium:proton antiporter NhaD, whose translation is MFYLIIAIFIIGYSAIALEHTLKIDKAASALITAALVWVCIAFGGDTIYPELTSFQDYTKLNPGASVMDFVTHHELIEHLGEISEILFFLLGAMTIVEIIDSHGGFSILSKIIKTTKKVKLLWIFSFLTFFMSAALDNLTTTIVMIALMQKLIGGKNTRWFFASMVVIAANAGGAWSPIGDVTTIMLWIGGQITAANIIKQLFIPSLICMLIPLIIVSFTMKGNAVPPSRTDRAKSKVPTTDRERWIVLVSGVLGLLFVPVFKSITHLPPYLGVLLVLGFMWVMTEILHRRKQKELRMRLTLAGILKKIDTPTIFFFLGILLAVAGLESAGHLNIFSAFLDEKVHNIYAINIAIGTLSSIVDNVPLVAGTMGMYDVMTPETLATIADPARAAYMSHFVTDGTFWELLAYCAGTGGSMLIIGSAAGVAAMGLTKIDFIWYVKKVTLLAAAGYLSGVAAYYLLMG